Proteins from a genomic interval of Rubinisphaera italica:
- a CDS encoding GNAT family N-acetyltransferase, which produces MEVQLKHPDNLSEQELSLWRSLTHQPQFSSPFLHPAYTQSIAKFRRQIEVAVFTEDSQPTGYLPFERHDGKVGRPLGIKLADFQGCISQEPIQFDQPGLLKRLNLSQIHFDHLVHAEIPTESILSQSDSPYMDLSHGYQEYLTARRESGNRSLSQVLRKERKMEREVGPITFQWQDMDEHAMHSLFEWKSAQRQATNTADILEFEWVKNFLKHLHQTEQSGMNGALSTLRIHDRVVAVHFGMFTNNCLHYWFPTYDYEFHKYSPGLILLLRMAEQCAELGISRLDLGKGNDSYKDSLASGAVSVAEACYDRSSTRRFIRRSLLHAKQWVKQSRFKSTLQKPKKLIRQWQNKSTMGAS; this is translated from the coding sequence ATGGAAGTTCAACTAAAACATCCCGACAATTTATCAGAGCAGGAACTCTCCCTGTGGCGATCACTCACGCATCAACCACAATTCTCTTCACCATTCTTACACCCTGCTTACACTCAGTCCATTGCGAAATTTCGACGCCAGATCGAGGTGGCAGTCTTTACAGAAGATAGCCAGCCTACTGGATATTTGCCCTTTGAAAGACATGACGGAAAAGTTGGAAGACCCCTGGGCATCAAACTCGCAGATTTTCAGGGTTGTATTTCACAAGAACCGATTCAATTCGATCAACCGGGATTGCTCAAGCGATTGAATCTCTCACAGATTCATTTTGATCATCTTGTCCATGCAGAAATTCCAACAGAATCCATTCTCAGTCAAAGCGATTCCCCCTACATGGATCTGAGTCACGGTTATCAGGAATATCTGACCGCACGACGTGAATCGGGGAATCGATCCTTGTCCCAGGTCCTTCGTAAAGAACGCAAAATGGAACGTGAAGTTGGGCCGATCACGTTTCAATGGCAGGACATGGACGAACATGCGATGCATTCACTATTCGAATGGAAGTCGGCCCAACGGCAAGCCACAAACACAGCAGATATTCTGGAATTTGAGTGGGTGAAGAACTTTCTGAAACATCTCCATCAAACTGAACAATCAGGAATGAATGGGGCACTCTCGACACTGCGAATCCATGATCGTGTTGTGGCGGTTCATTTCGGGATGTTCACGAATAATTGCCTGCATTATTGGTTCCCTACATACGATTACGAATTTCACAAATACTCACCCGGCTTGATTCTCCTGCTCCGAATGGCAGAGCAATGTGCCGAGTTGGGGATTTCGCGACTCGATCTGGGCAAAGGAAACGATTCCTATAAAGACAGTCTCGCGAGTGGTGCGGTTTCAGTAGCAGAGGCGTGTTATGACCGCAGTTCAACCAGAAGGTTTATCCGTCGTTCTTTACTTCACGCAAAACAGTGGGTGAAACAATCACGTTTCAAATCGACTTTGCAGAAACCGAAAAAACTGATACGCCAGTGGCAAAATAAATCCACAATGGGGGCCTCATGA
- a CDS encoding GNAT family N-acetyltransferase — translation MITYFNYPIQEFPHGYWERWSDILDEHPELNTPFLRPEFTQLVALARDDVEIAVIDEDGIPVGFFPYQRHNHVANSPVGRLSESHGAIIDPQIEWNPIEMFKACGIQSWHFDHLPVSQTTFSRYQWGTKLSPYVNLSQGYEQYRIEQRAKGSFLSQSERKLRKLEREQGELRFEWHSTDPHVLQKLIEWKWAQHRRTNVLEIFQHQWVQDLLRTFAESHFEKFSAPLSAMYAGDQLVAVHLGLMSPTNLHLWFPAYDMEFQKYSPGISHMLKLFEAGCERGITRVDFGPGSERYKQDLKSNDATIAEGMVNRNGLVSRSRGLWYQTKKSLRNSQYSTVLEKPLDMTKQFRQWLAFR, via the coding sequence ATGATTACTTATTTCAATTATCCAATTCAAGAATTCCCCCATGGCTACTGGGAACGCTGGAGCGATATTCTGGATGAACATCCTGAATTAAACACACCTTTCCTGCGTCCAGAATTCACTCAACTCGTTGCATTGGCACGCGATGATGTCGAGATCGCAGTCATTGATGAGGATGGAATCCCCGTTGGATTCTTTCCGTATCAGCGGCACAACCACGTTGCAAATTCACCAGTTGGACGACTCTCTGAATCTCACGGAGCCATCATCGATCCCCAAATCGAGTGGAATCCCATTGAGATGTTTAAAGCCTGCGGGATTCAATCCTGGCATTTCGATCATCTTCCTGTAAGCCAGACTACCTTTTCCCGCTATCAATGGGGAACGAAGTTAAGTCCCTATGTCAACCTCTCCCAGGGTTACGAACAGTATCGCATTGAACAGCGAGCCAAGGGATCTTTCCTGTCCCAGTCAGAAAGAAAACTTCGCAAGCTGGAACGCGAGCAGGGTGAACTTCGATTTGAGTGGCACAGTACAGATCCCCATGTGCTGCAAAAACTGATCGAATGGAAATGGGCTCAGCACCGTCGAACAAACGTGCTCGAGATCTTTCAGCACCAGTGGGTTCAGGATTTATTGAGAACATTTGCTGAATCTCACTTTGAGAAGTTTTCTGCTCCTCTTAGTGCCATGTATGCAGGCGATCAGCTTGTTGCGGTTCATCTTGGATTGATGTCTCCGACAAACTTGCATCTCTGGTTTCCTGCATACGATATGGAATTCCAGAAATACTCTCCCGGTATCTCTCACATGCTCAAACTGTTCGAGGCTGGTTGCGAGAGAGGAATCACGCGAGTCGATTTTGGCCCAGGTTCCGAGAGATACAAGCAGGATCTCAAATCAAACGATGCAACCATTGCAGAAGGGATGGTGAATCGGAACGGACTAGTATCCAGGTCACGTGGATTATGGTATCAAACGAAAAAATCCCTACGAAATTCACAATACAGTACCGTTCTGGAAAAGCCACTGGATATGACAAAGCAATTCCGACAATGGCTGGCGTTTCGATAA
- a CDS encoding O-antigen ligase family protein: MSTFQQTTPFDTKTGFIVGLVAIVSIGMGGLLLISPKLAAGLFIAVIAAALIWRSVNVATYLVFFCVYSNLAAVAVRFHGVPAIAAHAVVGLLIIPLLYFIVLRRQPIILGRSFIWIALLTLSQFLGALFAKQPQLAWVEFNSFLLEGLLLYLLVVNVIRDKSTLRNVTWSLLVAGLISGGIPLFQQLSGTFENNYGGLAQTGDEPGFTTDDDEVEQMRLSGPIGEKNRYAQIMLMLVPLALFRIRDERGLLRLLATIALLCAVSGVFLAFSRSTILCAGFIIVLAAILRHVNRFKVAVVGALLFAGLMATPQYRTRLSSLLDLKSLLMSGKHSEADGALKGRATEMGAALLVFRDHPLIGVGPGQFKYYSREYGERIGIRALDPERQAHCLPLDVAAENGLLGLTGLLGLFVTLGVGLYRQTEEDVGELSGLKMAVFYMLLVYGITGLFLHFAYIRYFWLMVGIAEASLRIKSLNPSMIKMPISDSPKFEHEGI; encoded by the coding sequence ATGAGTACATTCCAACAGACAACACCATTCGACACGAAAACCGGCTTCATCGTCGGCTTAGTCGCAATTGTCTCCATCGGAATGGGTGGGTTGCTCTTAATCTCCCCGAAATTGGCGGCTGGATTATTTATTGCGGTCATTGCTGCCGCTTTGATCTGGCGGTCCGTGAACGTCGCAACCTATCTAGTCTTTTTTTGTGTATATTCCAACCTCGCAGCAGTCGCAGTGAGATTCCATGGTGTTCCAGCAATAGCTGCCCATGCTGTTGTGGGGTTACTGATTATTCCCCTGTTGTATTTTATCGTACTGCGTCGTCAGCCGATTATTCTCGGACGCTCGTTTATATGGATCGCCCTCCTCACGCTCTCTCAGTTTCTGGGGGCATTATTTGCTAAGCAGCCTCAATTGGCGTGGGTTGAATTCAATTCCTTTCTACTGGAAGGCCTGCTGCTCTATCTTCTCGTCGTCAATGTCATTCGAGATAAATCAACGTTAAGAAATGTTACATGGTCGTTACTGGTTGCGGGATTAATCTCGGGGGGGATTCCACTGTTCCAGCAGTTGAGTGGGACGTTTGAAAACAATTACGGTGGACTGGCTCAAACCGGTGATGAACCTGGCTTCACCACAGACGATGATGAAGTCGAACAAATGAGACTTTCCGGTCCCATTGGCGAAAAAAACCGTTACGCGCAGATTATGCTCATGCTGGTTCCACTCGCGTTATTCCGTATCCGTGACGAACGAGGTCTTTTACGATTGCTAGCCACGATAGCCCTCCTTTGTGCAGTCTCTGGCGTCTTTCTGGCATTTTCAAGAAGCACAATTTTGTGTGCAGGGTTTATTATTGTTCTGGCAGCCATCTTAAGGCACGTCAATCGATTCAAAGTTGCAGTGGTTGGTGCCCTTCTCTTTGCGGGTTTAATGGCGACCCCCCAGTATCGCACACGTCTTTCGAGTCTGTTGGATCTGAAATCTTTATTGATGTCAGGAAAACATTCCGAAGCGGATGGCGCTCTCAAGGGACGAGCCACGGAAATGGGAGCAGCTTTACTTGTGTTTCGGGATCATCCTCTGATTGGAGTTGGACCTGGTCAGTTCAAATACTATTCGCGGGAATATGGAGAACGAATCGGCATCCGTGCGCTTGATCCAGAACGACAGGCCCATTGTTTACCATTGGATGTTGCTGCCGAGAATGGTCTACTCGGGTTGACAGGACTGCTGGGGCTTTTCGTAACACTTGGAGTCGGGTTGTATCGTCAAACAGAAGAAGACGTTGGCGAACTCTCTGGTCTGAAAATGGCAGTATTCTACATGTTGCTGGTTTATGGCATTACTGGATTGTTTCTGCACTTTGCCTACATTCGTTACTTCTGGTTGATGGTCGGAATAGCCGAAGCGAGTCTGAGAATTAAATCGCTCAATCCCTCGATGATAAAAATGCCCATTTCCGATTCGCCTAAGTTTGAGCATGAGGGTATTTGA